In Spinacia oleracea cultivar Varoflay chromosome 5, BTI_SOV_V1, whole genome shotgun sequence, a single window of DNA contains:
- the LOC110795315 gene encoding protein ILITYHIA-like translates to MINAGILIIYKHRRDIVSLLFPIFENYLNKKASDEEMYDLVREGVVIFTGAMAKHLGKDDPKVHSVVEKLLGVLNTHSEVVQRAVSSCLSPLMSSK, encoded by the exons ATGATCAATGCTGGCATATTGATCATATACAAACATAGGAGAGATATCGTTTCCTTGTTATTTCCAATTTTTGAGAACTATCTCAATAAAAAG GCTTCTGATGAGGAAATGTACGATCTTGTCCGTGAAGGTGTAGTTATTTTTACTGGAGCTATGGCAAAACATTTGGGAAAG GATGACCCTAAAGTCCATTCGGTTGTTGAGAAGTTGCTTGGTGTGCTCAATACTCACTCTGAAGTTGTGCAGAGGGCTGTCTCGTCTTGCTTGTCTCCACTAATGTCATCTAAATAG